The window CAGCAGGGTTGATATCTGCCAGCGCGTTGGAAGAAGATACACCGGAGAAACCACCGGAGAAGGTTGGAACACCATCCAACACGATCAACGGATCGCGGTTACCGGAAATAGAGTTAACACCGCGGATACGGATACGGGGAGGATCGTTGGCCAGACCGCTTCCGTTGGTGATCTGCAGACCAGTAGCACGACCAGCCAACTGGTTATCGATACTGGGGGTAACGATCTTGGCAACAGGGGTAGGATCGATCTTGGCAACAGAAGCAGTCACCTGCTTTCTTTTCTGTACACCATAACCTACCACCACTACTTCCTGCAGGTTCTTGTCTTCAGCAGCCAGTGAAGCATCAATAGAACTCTTGTTGCCAATAGTGTATTCATTCTCTTCCAATCCTACGGAAGAGATCACCAGCACTTTGGCATTGGCAGGAACGGCTAAGGAATAATTACCATTAGCATCGGTAGTAGTACCTACAGCAGTACCCTTCACCACAACAGACGCATTGGGAACGGGATTCCCTTTCGCATCTGTTACCTTACCCGTAATGGTACGGGTTTGGGCCAACAATTGACCCCCGAGCATGATAATGCTCAGCAGTAACAAGACTAGTTTTCTCATGTGCGTTTAAGATTTTGAGGAGTAAAACTAGCGAATTGTTAATGTAATTTTTACTGGCAACTTCCTGAAACCCTTGCCAGACGGGAGTTTCAGACATCAAGAACCACAACTTTCAAAACCTGTGGTTTTAATATTAAACATTATTTAATAGGTATATTGCTAAATATCAATTTGCATTAACCAAATAAATAATTTGAAAGCGGTTGTGCCTAAACGGTAGAAAAAAAATTTTTTGTACTACAAACGAAATAATTACCGCTTTTTTGTTAAAGTGATGAGCAACGCCGGCAGCAATACAAGATTCGTAACAGTTGCCACAATAAGGGTCAGTGATGTCAGCCATCCCAGGGACTGGGTTCCACCAAAACCACTAAAGCAAAATATCACGAAGCCGGCGATCAATACCAGTGAAGTATAGATGATGCTGATTCCTGTTGAATGGATGGTTTCGATGATGATGGATTGCTTCTCTGCCTCTGAAGAGGTTTGCTCCTGCTTATAGTTCACCAGGAAACGAATGGTAATATCGATCGCAATACCCAGGGCAACACTGAAGATGAGTACAGTCGACGGCTTCAGTGGAACTCCCACCCATCCCATTACACCTGCAGTGATCAACAGGGGGATCAGGTTCGGGATCAATGAACAAAGCAATATCCGTCCTGACCTGAAGAGGTAGAGCATACATAAGGCGATCAGCAGGAAGGCCCAAAAGATACTTTCCTTCAATCCGTTGATGATAAAGGTACTTCCTTCGAGGAAGGTGATACTACTACCGGTAAGGGTTACACGATATTGTGCAGTATCGAAATATTGCCTGGTCTTCCCCTCAATACCTGCCAGCAATTCAGGCAAACGCTTGCTGCCTACATCCTTCATGTTCACACTGATCCTGGTCTGCTGTTTGGCACTGTCCATGAAAGAGCTTACCAAACGGGTGAGCTGGTTGCTTTCGCCGGGAGCAGCCTTGGTATTCAGGTAGCCCGCAAGGAAACTGATATCAAAACTATTGGGCAATCCATAGTTGGCACTATCGCCATCATAGTAGGCCTGGCGCGCAAACTTCATCCCCTCAACAATGGAAAGGGGACGTGCCATTTCCGGTTGGGCGGCGATGAACTGTGATAAGGAATCGATCCGCTCAAAGGTTGCCAAGGGATTCCTCCTTAAACCGTTTGGCTTCTTCGTATCTACCACGATCTCCAGGGGCATTACCCCCTTGAAATTGGATTCAAAGAACTTCAGGTCGGTATAGATCTTATCTGTCTTTGGAAGGTCATCCACAATAAATCCTTCTGAACGCAACCTGAACATACCGGCAATGGCCGCTATGGACAACACTGCAGTGATCAGGTAGATCTGTTTCCTGTGATTGAGGGACCATAGTTCCAGTTTGTCCAGGACAGCCAGCAACCATTTGTTCTCCAGGTAACGGGTATGCCTGCTTTTGGGTGCCGGAAGGAAACTCAACACGGTTGGAATAAAAATGAAAGAGATCAGGAAGATCACCATGATATTGATACCAGCCACTACCCCAAACTCTTTCAGGATCTCGCTCTTGGTAAGGGCAAAAACGGCAAAGCCAATGGCAGCGGCAATATTGCAGAACAAGGTCACAATACCCATCCTCGCCACCATGGTACGCAAGGCTTCTTCCCTAACGCCGGTCTCATTATAGGAAACATGGTACTTGTTCAGGAAGTAGATACAGTTGGGGATACCAATCACCACCAACAATGGTGGCACCAATGCTGTCAACAGGGTGATCTTATAACCGAAAAGGAACATCGTACCCAAACTCCAGACCACACTCATCACCACTACTAGCAATGAAATGACCATGGCACTGAAACTGCGGAAGAAGAGCAAGAGGATCACTGCAGAAAGCACCAAGGAACCGATCAGCAACCAACGCATCTCCTTCGCGATCCTGTCGGCTACCTGGGTCCTGATCAGGGGCAGGCCACTCAACTTCATATCAAGGTTCTGGGACCTGCCAAACTTATCCGTAACCGCTACGATCTCGTTAACAACGCCGGTCCTCTTGGGCGAAGCCAGTATCTCCTTATTGATCCTTAATCCCATCATGTAAGCATTGGTCTCGGGATTGTAAAGCAACCCCCTGTAGAAAGGGAGGGAACTGAATACTGCCGCGCAGCTATCCAACTGCGCCTGGCCGAGCTGGCCTTCGGGGAAAATCCTGGTCGCATTCAATTTCTCGCCGGCACTATCCTTCACCAGGTTCACAGCTGTGGGGATACTGAGGATATCCTCCACTCCCATTACCTTTTTCAATTCTTCCTGCATGGCCCTGTAGGCATTGAACTGGGCTGCCGAAAAAAACTTTTCGGATTGGATACCCACTACCAGCAGGTTGCCATCTTCCCCAAACTGCTTCTTGAAGGCCTGGTAGTCGCGGTACTTCAGGTTATCGGTCGGAATGGCCTTCGAGAATTCATAACTCATCTGCACCTTACTGGCGAAATATCCCATCACACCTGTAAGTGCCAACAAAAGGGCCAATAATACTACCCTGTATTTCAAAACGGCCGAACCGAGTTTATACCACATGCAACTTGGAATTTAGGAACGAATGCCGCAAAGAAAACCATTTTAGTCCGATTGGCAGGGAAATCCGCCACTGTTTTCGGCTAACTTTGAACTGCATGCGGCTTAAATTCACGGTTTTACTACTTATAATTTCCTGTATCCAGCTTGCTGCCCAACCCATTGGCAGCTGGCAGGAGCAATTACCCTTTGCCAATGCCACCTGGCTGGGTACTGGCACCAATACCATCATCACTTCTACCCCTTACGCTTTCTTCACCCTCAATACCAATGATAATTCTATCAGGCGCTTTAGCAAAGTCAACGGATTGACCGAGACTGGTGTGCAGTTCGCAGCAATAGCACCGGGCGGGGATTGGGTGATTGCCTATCGCAACAGCGGCATCGACATGCTCAATGGGGACCAGGTCATTGAAGTGGATGCCCTTAAGGATGCTTCGATCAATGCAGATAAAACCCTATTCGATATCCTCTTTACCGGCGACCAGGGACTGCTGGCAACCGGCCTTGGGATTGTCCAGCTCAACTTACAGAAGAAGGAGATCGGGGACACCTGGGTGATCGGTAATGAGGGGAAGTATAATGCGGTGTATGGAACGGCAGTTACTGCCAGCCATATATACGCCGCTTCCGCGGAAGGCCTGAAACGCGCACCACTTACCGGTGTCAACCTGGCCGATTACCGCAACTGGCAGAACCTTTCTGGCTCCAATGGCATTCCATCCGGCAAGGTCGATAAGGTCTTTGCCATCGGGCAGCAGGTGATCATTCAAAAAGGCAATGCCCTGTATAGTTCTACAGGACAGGATTTTACCCTTTTATACAGTGACGCGGCAATTTGGGAACCGGCTAAATTGGTCAATGGGAACATCACCATCTGCCAAAAGCTCAATGCCGGTCCCCGCATCCTTGCCTTATCCGCAACAGGCAATATACTGAGGTCGCAAGCTAACGGAATACAACAACCGAAACAGGCCATCCTGCTGGGCGAGAACCTATGGGTAGCAGACTCCCTATTGGGCCTGTTACGGTTTGGATCCGATAGGACCGAATCCTTTGTGCCCAATAGTCCCGCCGGCATTGGGGGAGGAAGCCTGTACATGGACAATGGGGAATGGTGGGTAAGCGCCGGCAGTGTTAGTCCTGAATGGCAGAACCAAAACAGGCCGGGAAGCCTCTTCCGATTTGTGGAAGGCAATTGGCAAAACTTTACGCCCGAAAATACAACTGCTCTAAATGGTACAAAGGATATCATCTCCCTGATAAGCGATCAAAGCCGAACCATTTGGGCCGGCTCTTTCGGGAGCGGATTGTTGCAATGGCGCGATGGGCAGTTCAGGCTTTTCCGTGAAGGATCCTTTATCGGGGAAGACGCCTCCAGTCCCGGACAATACAGGGTGAGCGGTCTTGCAGTTGATGGCCTGAACAATCTCTGGATCAGTAATTATGGTGCGGCCCAGAACCTGGTGGTACTATTCCCGGATGGGAACAGCCGTCGTTTTGCTGTACCCTTCCCCCTCCGGTCAAGGGGTATAGGCCAGCTCATCATCGATGACCTCGACCAGAAATGGATCATTGGCACCAATGGTTTTGGATTGATCTGTTACAACCATGGGACCTCTATCGATAATGCAGGTGATGACCGCTGGAAGCAATACCTCACAGGGCAGGGTAATGGCAACCTGCCATCCAACGAAGTATTGTGCATCAGCAAGGATAAGTTTGGTTTCATCTGGATCGGAACGGCCGATGGTATCGGTATCATCCAATGCCCCCAGGAAGTATTCGGGGGCAATGGTTGTGAAGCGGTCCTTCCCGTTGTGCAGACAGATAATTTTGCCGGCTATCTTTTCAAGGGCGAAAGGGTGCAAGCCATTGCAGTGGATGGCGCCAACAGGAAATGGATCGGGACCAGGAATGGTGCCTGGCTGATCAGTGCAGACGGCGAAAAGACCATCCATCGCTTCACCAGCGAGAACAGTCCCTTGCCTGATAACAACGTACTCCAGATCAGCATTGACCAGAAAGACGGCACCGTATTATTCGTTACTGCATCGGGCATGTACAGTTACAAAGGGGACGCCACTGCAGGATCAAATTCCGGCAACCAGGTCCTGGTCTATCCCAACCCGGTCCCCCCGGGCTTTAATGGAACCATTGCTATCAAGGGCCTGGTTGAGAATGCTATTGTAAAGATCACTGAACTCAATGGGCGACTGGTTTACCAAACCAGGGCACTTGGCGGACAGGCCATCTGGAATGGCAAGGATTATAACGGACGAACCATTTCTACCGGTGTTTATCTTGTGCTGGTGAGTGATACCGGCGGCAATAACCAGACTGTAGGGAAGATCGTATTCATAGGGAGGTAAATGAAGGAATGAACCATTCAACTAAAGGCATCGTTTTGAAATCGACCAGGTATGGGGAAACCAGCCTGATCGTTTCCATATTCACGGAATTGTTTGGATTGCAACAATATATCCTGAATGGGGTAAGGAGCAGTTCCAAAAAAGGACCGGGCAAGGCCAATCTTTTCCAGCCTGCGGCCCAACTGGACCTTATTGTTTACCATAACGACCTCAAGAACCTCCAGCGCATCAAGGAAAGCCAATGGGCCTACCTCTACAATGAGATTTTCTTTGATGTATTCAAGAGTGCTGTCGCCACCTATATGGTGGAACTCCTGCAGAAATGCCTCAAGCAACCGGAAGCCAATCCCGACCTTTTCTATTTCATGGAAGACAGCCTCCAGCACCTGGACCGTGCAACGCCCCATGAAGTAGCGAATTTCCCGATCTTCTTCGCGGTTCACCTGGCCAATTTCTTCGGGTTCCGGATACCGGATGAATATAGTGAGGAGAACAGTATCCTCGACCTGCAGGAAGGTATATTCACCAGTCACCCACCTGAACATTATCATTTCCTTGAAGGGGAGCTCAGTGCCGTTACCTCACAATTCCTGAAAGTGCTGCAACCGCATGAGCTGAATCAAATACGGTTAAACGTTGCCGTTAGAAGGCAGTTGCTGCGTTCTATGGAAACCTTCTATGCCCTGCATGTTCCCGATTTTGGCAACCTGCGTTCCTTACAGGTTTTGCAAGAGGTACTTTCCTCATGAGTTGCTTTCTGAACATTTACACTCGGGATGGTCTAACGTAAGAGGCCACGAAGACACGAAGACTCGAAGTTTCACAAAGCCGCCTTCGTGTATCTTAACCTCAGCGGGGTCTCCCGCAGGGGACCCCGATGAACTTCTTTCCTACTATTCATCAGGGTCCCTTTCAGGAGACCCTGATGGGGTAAAATGGTCTAACGTAAGAGGCCACGAAGACACGAAGACTCGAAGTTTCACAAAGCCGTCTTCGTGATTCTTCGAGTCTTGGAGCCTTCGTGGCCTAACTCACACTGACCTTACCGGTCATGAGAAAAGTGATTATTTCAACACCTCACTCAATTTCTTATCGAGGTCGAAACCGCGGAGGTTCTCCGCAATGACCGTACCATTGGGATCGATCAGCACATTATAAGGGATGCCTTCGAATCCATATACTTTCACCGATTCACTGTCCCAGAACTTCAGGTCGCTGATATGGGTCCAGGTCAGCCTGTCCTTCTCAATGGCCTTCAACCAGGCATCCTTTTCCTTATCAAGGGAAACACCAAGAATCGTAAAATTCTTATCACGGTATTTTTCAAATGCCCTTACCACATTGGGGTTCTCCTGGCGGCAGGGCCCACACCAACTGGCCCAGAAATCAACCAATACATACTTTCCCCTGAAAGATGAAATGGCAATATTCTTTCCATTGGCATCAGGAAGGCTAAGTTCCGGAGCCGGCTTGCCAACCAGGCTCTTGGAAGCTCGCTGCTTCTCCATTTCGGCAACCTGTGCCTGTTGCATGTCGTAGGTCTGCTTCAGTGACTTCAGGGTCAGGTGCTCAGGGAATTTTTTAACAGTGGTATTCAGGACCGTTTCGAAATCATCCTTCTGCATGGAACGGGAGGACATGCCCAGTACGAACAGGCTTACAGCAGGATGGCTGGTCTTATTCAGCACCTCTTTCATATAGGTGTTGATGGAAGCCACCTGGTCATTCTTCCGGTTGGTATACACCAGCAAGAGGCTATCATTACCACCAATTGTTTTCAGGCTATCCAATTCGGCAAAGGCCTTGTTGATCTTCGCGCCACGCTCACTATACTGCTGGATGAAATTCCGGATCTCTTCGCTCCCTTCGGAACCCTTAACGGTATAATAGTTTTCCCGCTTGGACATATCAAGGTCCACAGTGATCTCATCAGCATCATTCACCAACAACAATACCGGTCCATTCTCCACTACCAATTGGTAAATACCTTCTTCCTTAGCCTTGCCCTTCAGGGTCAGCGATCCCTTGGCATCCTTGAGGCCAACCGAATCCAATACAACGGGTGTGCCGTCGCCGCCATAAGGTATCTCCTCCAGTAATATCTTGCGGTAGGGCATTGGCACCAACTGGTCGGCATTGGAATAATTCACGGCAACGGAAAACGCACCACCGGCCTCCTTGCTTTTACATTGAACCGCTATTACACTGATCAACAGCAATAAACCGGTTAGTCTGATCAATTTCATTGTCCTGTTTTTTCGTATGGTTACTTACTTAATTTTTCTTCCAGTAATTGGGTGGTTACCTTGGGATCGGCTTTGCCCCTCGATAATTTCTTTACTTCCCCCATAAATAGCCCGATCAACCCTTTCTTTCCCTTCTTGTATTCAGCAACCTTGTCGGGCATTTTGCTCAACACCTCATCCACCCATTGCTCAATGGCTCCTGAATCGGAGCTTTGCAGCAGATTCAGGCTGGTAGCCAATTCCAAGGGATCGGCTTCCGGTTGTTGAACCAGCTGCGGCAATAGCCTGGATGAGGCTGCAGAGAAGCTGATCTTTCCGCTGTCAACCAGGTCAACCAGTCTCGCAAGTTGTTGCGGCGCAAGGGCAAACTGATCAATGCTGCTATGGTTATCGTTCAGCCATGACCTTACGGGACCCAATAACCAGTTGGCCACTGCTTTGTAGTGTGGGGTCTGTGATATAGTCGCTTCAAAATAGTCTACCATCTCCTTTTCTTCACTCAACTGGCGCGCGTCATAGGCCGGCAGTTTGAGATCATTGATATAGCGCTCCTGGATGGACTCCGGCAACTCCGGCATGGCAGCCCTGATGGCAGCTATGCGTTCGGCTGTTATAACGAAGGGTGGCAGGTCTGGGTCAGGGAAATAACGGTAATCATTCGCTTCTTCCTTGGTACGGAGTGCGAAAGTGGTACCATTATCCGCATCAAAGCTCCTGGTTTGCTGGATGATGGGTTCCCCCCTTTCCATCACTTCCATCATGCGGGCCGCTTCATACTCTATTGCCCTTTTTACGTTACGGATGGAATTGAGGTTCTTTACTTCAACCTTGGTGCCCAGTTTGGGATCACCATGCAAGCGGATGGAAATATTGGCATCACAGCGCATGCTGCCTTCTTCCATATTGCCATCACAGATGCCAAGGAACCTTACCAGCTTCCTGATCTCCGTGACATAGGCATAGGCCTCTTCTGCACTGAACATATCCGGTTCGGATACGATCTCGATCAGCGGCACGCCGGCACGGTTATGGTCAATGGCCGTACGCAAGGGATCTGCATCATGGATGCTCTTGCCCGCATCTTCTTCAAGATGGATATGGTGCATCTTCACTATCCTCTCCCCCGCAGCAGTCTGGATCTTCACCCCACCGCCCTGGCAAATATTGTTCACGTGCTGGGAGGTCTGGTACCCCTTGGGCAGGTCTGGATAGAAATAGTGCTTCCGCGCAAACCAGTTCACCTCTGAGATGGTGCAATTACAGGCCAATCCCATCCTTACCGCATACTCTACTGCCTTCTTGTTCAGCACAGGAAGGGTGCCGGGATGGGCCAGGGTAATGGGACTGATATGCGTATTGGGATCGCCGCCGAAGGCAGCGCTATCCCCACAAAACAATTTGGTCTGGGTGGCCAACTGGGCATGCACTTCCAGCCCGATCACCACCTGGTACCTGGCCGAAAGTTCCTGTAAAACTGATCCGCTCTTTTCCATAAAGCACAAATGTACCCAATAAGCAGCAGAAGGGAAAAGGAAGCTAGAGCGATTGTAAGCGCTTTAACAGGGCCTCATCTGCCTGTAGCAGGCCTACCTTGGGTAACCTTTCCGTTAATTTTTTCCAATTGGGATCTGCTGCATACACTTTCTTAAGGAGGGCAGCCCCTTTTTCAATGTCCTTATTATTGATCAGTGTAATGGCTGTCCAGTATTGCATTTCAAGGTTATCGGGCTGCAATTCCATGGCAGCATTATAGGCCTTCATGGCCGCGGCCATATTGCCTTTCTCTACCTGCAGGTCACCCTCGTTCATATACTGGTAGGCCACATGAACCGTATACAACCTGGATAATTCTTTAATAGGATCGGTCGCATCATCTACCCTCAGGTCAACGGTCCTTTCATCCCAGGGCTTGCCTTCAGACTTACCCGGCACTACGAGTAAGGCAGCAGATTGCTTCCCACGTACATCCCCTCCTGCACCTTGCGCTGCCTCCAGGGCCTTCAACATGCGTTCAGCCAATGGCTTACCGGCTGATGCCTTAAATGCCTTATGCATGGCATCACATACACCGGGTCCGAGCATCATATTGGCCTGCACGGAAAATTGCTCCCCTTGCTGGTGGCAAGCATAATCAATGCAAAGCTTACCGGTATGGGTCGCGATATTTCCCTTGCTATCCACGATCCCTACCTGGCGGACATCCTTGCCTGCATCATCGGCCAACAAAGCGTCCAGCACCTGTTGGGCAGTCATGCCTTTCTTCAGCATTTCGAGGCCACGAGGACCAAAGGATTTGTTGACGAATGACTGGGTGGCAATGGCGCCAACCCCTGCTTCTGCCCAGCTCACCGTGGTGCCCACGGAGAACCAATGGCTTTGAACGGCAACAGCCATTTCCCCGGTCTGCGGGTCCCTGGCAACAATGGAAAAGGTGTGGGCAAACGGATCCTTCTGCCCATGCTGCTGGGCATTTACGGGAATAGCCAGCCATAACGATATGATCAGTGCAAGCGTCCTCATAGCAATTGTTTTGATAAATTTAAGTCCTATGCATAAAAAAAGGTGCCCAAAGGCACCTTCATTCTTTCTATACAGTATTGCTTAAAGTTCAGCGGTCTTTAATTTCCTCGGGAGCTTGAGGTCTGCGCTCAACTCCTTGCCATCCCTGGTGTATTTAACCGGCATGGAAACTTTCTTATCAGCCCTTGCCTTGTTCACGATTTCCATCAATTCATTCACACTGTTAACGGCCTTGCCATCAAGATTGGTAATGACATCATTGGCCTTGAGGCCTGCTTTTTCAGCAGAAGATTCCTCATCGATCTCCAGGACCTTCACCCCTTTTCCATCTTCCGTGTCCTGGGCCTTGATGCCGATCTTCATACCCCTGTCATTATACCTGAACATCCGCATCCCCTCCTCAGGCATCATCCTGAGGTCAAAGTCCTGCTCAGGCATCCTGAAATCAAAATCCATATTGGGGGTGGTCATGATCATGTTCTCGCGTTTGCCTAAAGTAGCAGTTACTTTCTTTTCCTTGCCTTCGCGCTTATACGTGATCGTTACCTTCTCTTCGGGATTGTATTTCCTGATAGCGGTACTCAATTCATTGGGCGTTGAAACGGTCAGTTCATCCACCTTGGTGATGATATCCCCTGCTTTCAGTCCGGCCTTATCGGCTGCGCTCTCCCTGGTGATCTCCTTTATCACCAGGCCTTTATCGGTCTTCTCAGTCCCCACCCCCAGGAAAGCACCCATGGAACTCAATTCGATCATCCTGTCCTCATTCCAATTCCATGATTGTCCATTACGGAAGGGTGAGCCGGGGGATTGGGGGCCGCGGGGGACGGTAAACCTGAAAGCGTTGCCATCCATCACATCAATATCCCTCTTGAAAATGATCACGTTCTCGTCGTCGAATTCAGCCAGGGGCTTGCCATTGATGGTCACTTTATCGTCCTTGATCTCAATGGTCACCTTGGCATCCTTATCACCTTTACGCTTGATGATGATCTGGTCGTATTCGCCTAAAGCACTCTTTGACTTTTCCTGCTTGTCCTGGCCA is drawn from Flavihumibacter rivuli and contains these coding sequences:
- a CDS encoding efflux RND transporter permease subunit, whose protein sequence is MWYKLGSAVLKYRVVLLALLLALTGVMGYFASKVQMSYEFSKAIPTDNLKYRDYQAFKKQFGEDGNLLVVGIQSEKFFSAAQFNAYRAMQEELKKVMGVEDILSIPTAVNLVKDSAGEKLNATRIFPEGQLGQAQLDSCAAVFSSLPFYRGLLYNPETNAYMMGLRINKEILASPKRTGVVNEIVAVTDKFGRSQNLDMKLSGLPLIRTQVADRIAKEMRWLLIGSLVLSAVILLLFFRSFSAMVISLLVVVMSVVWSLGTMFLFGYKITLLTALVPPLLVVIGIPNCIYFLNKYHVSYNETGVREEALRTMVARMGIVTLFCNIAAAIGFAVFALTKSEILKEFGVVAGINIMVIFLISFIFIPTVLSFLPAPKSRHTRYLENKWLLAVLDKLELWSLNHRKQIYLITAVLSIAAIAGMFRLRSEGFIVDDLPKTDKIYTDLKFFESNFKGVMPLEIVVDTKKPNGLRRNPLATFERIDSLSQFIAAQPEMARPLSIVEGMKFARQAYYDGDSANYGLPNSFDISFLAGYLNTKAAPGESNQLTRLVSSFMDSAKQQTRISVNMKDVGSKRLPELLAGIEGKTRQYFDTAQYRVTLTGSSITFLEGSTFIINGLKESIFWAFLLIALCMLYLFRSGRILLCSLIPNLIPLLITAGVMGWVGVPLKPSTVLIFSVALGIAIDITIRFLVNYKQEQTSSEAEKQSIIIETIHSTGISIIYTSLVLIAGFVIFCFSGFGGTQSLGWLTSLTLIVATVTNLVLLPALLITLTKKR
- the porZ gene encoding type IX secretion system anionic LPS delivery protein PorZ produces the protein MRLKFTVLLLIISCIQLAAQPIGSWQEQLPFANATWLGTGTNTIITSTPYAFFTLNTNDNSIRRFSKVNGLTETGVQFAAIAPGGDWVIAYRNSGIDMLNGDQVIEVDALKDASINADKTLFDILFTGDQGLLATGLGIVQLNLQKKEIGDTWVIGNEGKYNAVYGTAVTASHIYAASAEGLKRAPLTGVNLADYRNWQNLSGSNGIPSGKVDKVFAIGQQVIIQKGNALYSSTGQDFTLLYSDAAIWEPAKLVNGNITICQKLNAGPRILALSATGNILRSQANGIQQPKQAILLGENLWVADSLLGLLRFGSDRTESFVPNSPAGIGGGSLYMDNGEWWVSAGSVSPEWQNQNRPGSLFRFVEGNWQNFTPENTTALNGTKDIISLISDQSRTIWAGSFGSGLLQWRDGQFRLFREGSFIGEDASSPGQYRVSGLAVDGLNNLWISNYGAAQNLVVLFPDGNSRRFAVPFPLRSRGIGQLIIDDLDQKWIIGTNGFGLICYNHGTSIDNAGDDRWKQYLTGQGNGNLPSNEVLCISKDKFGFIWIGTADGIGIIQCPQEVFGGNGCEAVLPVVQTDNFAGYLFKGERVQAIAVDGANRKWIGTRNGAWLISADGEKTIHRFTSENSPLPDNNVLQISIDQKDGTVLFVTASGMYSYKGDATAGSNSGNQVLVYPNPVPPGFNGTIAIKGLVENAIVKITELNGRLVYQTRALGGQAIWNGKDYNGRTISTGVYLVLVSDTGGNNQTVGKIVFIGR
- the recO gene encoding DNA repair protein RecO, which gives rise to MNHSTKGIVLKSTRYGETSLIVSIFTELFGLQQYILNGVRSSSKKGPGKANLFQPAAQLDLIVYHNDLKNLQRIKESQWAYLYNEIFFDVFKSAVATYMVELLQKCLKQPEANPDLFYFMEDSLQHLDRATPHEVANFPIFFAVHLANFFGFRIPDEYSEENSILDLQEGIFTSHPPEHYHFLEGELSAVTSQFLKVLQPHELNQIRLNVAVRRQLLRSMETFYALHVPDFGNLRSLQVLQEVLSS
- a CDS encoding peroxiredoxin family protein, with product MKLIRLTGLLLLISVIAVQCKSKEAGGAFSVAVNYSNADQLVPMPYRKILLEEIPYGGDGTPVVLDSVGLKDAKGSLTLKGKAKEEGIYQLVVENGPVLLLVNDADEITVDLDMSKRENYYTVKGSEGSEEIRNFIQQYSERGAKINKAFAELDSLKTIGGNDSLLLVYTNRKNDQVASINTYMKEVLNKTSHPAVSLFVLGMSSRSMQKDDFETVLNTTVKKFPEHLTLKSLKQTYDMQQAQVAEMEKQRASKSLVGKPAPELSLPDANGKNIAISSFRGKYVLVDFWASWCGPCRQENPNVVRAFEKYRDKNFTILGVSLDKEKDAWLKAIEKDRLTWTHISDLKFWDSESVKVYGFEGIPYNVLIDPNGTVIAENLRGFDLDKKLSEVLK
- the gatB gene encoding Asp-tRNA(Asn)/Glu-tRNA(Gln) amidotransferase subunit GatB → MEKSGSVLQELSARYQVVIGLEVHAQLATQTKLFCGDSAAFGGDPNTHISPITLAHPGTLPVLNKKAVEYAVRMGLACNCTISEVNWFARKHYFYPDLPKGYQTSQHVNNICQGGGVKIQTAAGERIVKMHHIHLEEDAGKSIHDADPLRTAIDHNRAGVPLIEIVSEPDMFSAEEAYAYVTEIRKLVRFLGICDGNMEEGSMRCDANISIRLHGDPKLGTKVEVKNLNSIRNVKRAIEYEAARMMEVMERGEPIIQQTRSFDADNGTTFALRTKEEANDYRYFPDPDLPPFVITAERIAAIRAAMPELPESIQERYINDLKLPAYDARQLSEEKEMVDYFEATISQTPHYKAVANWLLGPVRSWLNDNHSSIDQFALAPQQLARLVDLVDSGKISFSAASSRLLPQLVQQPEADPLELATSLNLLQSSDSGAIEQWVDEVLSKMPDKVAEYKKGKKGLIGLFMGEVKKLSRGKADPKVTTQLLEEKLSK
- a CDS encoding DUF1028 domain-containing protein, which encodes MRTLALIISLWLAIPVNAQQHGQKDPFAHTFSIVARDPQTGEMAVAVQSHWFSVGTTVSWAEAGVGAIATQSFVNKSFGPRGLEMLKKGMTAQQVLDALLADDAGKDVRQVGIVDSKGNIATHTGKLCIDYACHQQGEQFSVQANMMLGPGVCDAMHKAFKASAGKPLAERMLKALEAAQGAGGDVRGKQSAALLVVPGKSEGKPWDERTVDLRVDDATDPIKELSRLYTVHVAYQYMNEGDLQVEKGNMAAAMKAYNAAMELQPDNLEMQYWTAITLINNKDIEKGAALLKKVYAADPNWKKLTERLPKVGLLQADEALLKRLQSL
- a CDS encoding PDZ domain-containing protein; translation: MKKNLHFLLLAAGMMGLGASSFGQDKQEKSKSALGEYDQIIIKRKGDKDAKVTIEIKDDKVTINGKPLAEFDDENVIIFKRDIDVMDGNAFRFTVPRGPQSPGSPFRNGQSWNWNEDRMIELSSMGAFLGVGTEKTDKGLVIKEITRESAADKAGLKAGDIITKVDELTVSTPNELSTAIRKYNPEEKVTITYKREGKEKKVTATLGKRENMIMTTPNMDFDFRMPEQDFDLRMMPEEGMRMFRYNDRGMKIGIKAQDTEDGKGVKVLEIDEESSAEKAGLKANDVITNLDGKAVNSVNELMEIVNKARADKKVSMPVKYTRDGKELSADLKLPRKLKTAEL